CTATTAcaatggaaataggaaaaaagataaacaaaccttagatttacgtatttcatgcgatttactaataacttagctatattgtgcacaactaagagtttatgattaatatatctttaattataacacaatactattacacttaaatacttatttccaatttaattttacttccaaaattccaataattatttcgtcgtcgttcaaaacgcaatttttacgcaatataaatatccatagtgaatatcatggataaatcaagctctcaaccaatgacatcgcgtcaatttgctgtcaaattttgtttatttggcttttttcctgttatggtagGAATGgagtatataatacattactATGAGAGAAAGCGTAAGGCataaatactgtatataatataggaaaaaaaaaaataccaatagaatgacctttgtttatttatatgtgcagatagactgtcaaagcggAGGACAACTTTTAgtcactaagtacacgcacattaGTGAAATAGTATAACATTTGACGTGTGTcgagcgtagctgtcacgcatatcaagataataaagttggcttgtCTGTTTTAGTTCTTtagttctatataaataatctaagccaAATTCAAtcgaaggagtaaagataatCAGTACTTAGATTTACTTATTccaattcttgattaatatatatttattcataatgtaaaaaatattgcacttaattacttatatccaCTGTAATTTTTGAGGATTTTTTTTGGATGAATAATGaataccataaatatttatttcagatttattcatttcgaccaatgatatgaGAATTTAAAGTgaatgttgtttttgttttgaatacaTCTCTTAAGTTGGCGTGGGGAGTTCAATTTTCCTCCTCTCCCCGGCAGATTAACAAAGCTGTTTTTGACTACTCCTGTGATTGCAATCAGTTATAGTCCATACATTAGAGAAGCACCaagttaattgtatttatatagcAACTGTCAAAGAATCGGTCACAATAAGCAATCAATTACAATTAGTTCATAatatacatctatactaatattataaatgtggaagtaactctgtctgtttgtctgtctgtctgtcgctctttcacggctaaaccactCATCCGAATGAGAtgagtatgaagcaagcttgaactcctagGATGACGAAATACCCCTAAAACGCTAGCGAAGCCGCGAGCACCTAGTATATAGTTCACTTAGTTTTAATACGaagtagatttatataaattaggttattaagaattttaattattgttaggaaaccaataatattagtaaatcgataaaattatgcgtaattatttctattaataataataaatatgtaattaattatgtttatatatgtttcaCCAATGTAGAGAAGcatcaatagcgcaatgatttACGGGCCGCCCTTCGATGTGAAAAGTCTCCGAATCGATCCTGACCCTTTgggctaaatatatatatatacatattaaagcaGAGACAGTCGCGGTTATAAgctggtaataaataaaattaacagcagtcaggagaataatttaattttatataatgacttGAAGTATTAGTATAACAATGTTTAACTGATTATACTTATAGTAGCATAGCTTGCAATctatatgttattgttattattaaatagttgtgAACAATCAaaacgatatatgtatatatatactagaattAAACATAGTACTATAACAATATCATACACTCACACTAAAACATATCAACTCGTCCTCATCTTCATCTTTttacttattactttattttttttagtaaaataattttgctttGAATACTagatggatttttttaatataatataaattatatttgttatatcccaactatgttttatttttcgttttaattgtaatgtaataagTTTTGTATAGAAGCTATTGgattacctaataaataaattaatatttgtatatacgtaTACTTAGAAATTATGCCAAACGCACGGATGCAATGGTCTTTGTCCATTgagattacatataaaaaaataacaagatgaaaatacaaatattacagtGTTATATTGtacatactaaatatttaacaatcttTTCCAGAACATGGAGAGAGGCAGAAGAGTGCAATATTTCGCGGCATTTGCTTGtgagttttttttcttaatttataagtaaatatttatatattacgtatttttgtttaaaaatatcagtAATTTGCAATTTGAATTTCGTAGTTTCGAGAATCTATAGTTTATGCACTGGAAACTTTAGCTTAACTCGATAAGATCGCATTATAATCGATTCTGATTGCATTATAACATTTGCAAAATCGAGGATacacgattttattaaataaagaaaatattgacatacttttttttaatcatgcGATAATGATTTCGCGATAGACGAAATCgaccgatttaaaaaagaagataatcataatttcaaatcataaaaattactTCTTTTCACTTTCACTGTTGGATCATAACTTGGAATTGAATGTCGGTTCAAATCGATTGCGCTGAATTTTTTTACACCCATTTGGCGCCTGTAATACTTCGAAATTATAGAtcgtatatgtaatataatcgaaattacatttaacatggttacacatgtggcaaaatttcattcgaCACCTAAACCGTTCGCCACGATGTTTTTTATTCACTGCCGAATATGAAATcagttacaaaaacaaaataagtaacCGAGTACTCAGCTATTAAGAAGATAATAGTATAGTTTCAgtatatagaataaattatatatttttttacttaagccttttttaaattataattttgaaaaagcaGCCAGttaataactcttttttttaaatggcaagTATAATGTCCGCTTGGTTTTATATCTCGTAACTTGCTTCTGGAAGCTCAAAAATGATACTTTGTTTTATCTTTACTTAGAAATTTATTTCGTGGTTAAGcaaattttgttgtattttttttatgaatagtatttttaacattgtGTATTCAATTACTCTATTAAAAGATTCTGCGAAATGTCTGCtgggtataaataatatttatctttttttattcatgCAATGGACGTTTAGATCATATGGCAACATTTTCACTATAAGCAATCGTCTTTTATGTCCTTTATGTTTATATGCATGTATTCCATattgtctaaaataaatatttaaattttcagtaTCTCTAGCAACCACTACAATGGGAGTTATATCTGCGTGGCCAACACCTGTTTTACCAAAACTTCACAATAATGAAACAAGTTTTAACATAACGGAtgtaagcaaaatatttttaatcgtttgatcgtaatttttaatatatcttcaagGGAAAGTATCGTCGCACAATTGAGAAGGAAAAATACTaagacgttttaaatttattaaatcaaaaacataGTCAAACCAAATTGACATGTCTGTCTGTGATTATAAAattggtagttttttttaaataatatgtctatttGTGAGTTACCATATAAAAATCACTTTTATTATTGCCttttgtaaaaattacaaatgtatatataattggaGATTATACGAAGTATTCTATATGTATCCGTTTTATGTCCAGTACATGGTACCGTTAAGTCTTTATTTCATTAAGATCTTATGAATCTAttaaactttttactttttttattacctattaCGCTTGCTCGTCACCGAGGGCTAACATCTATATTGTAACAGCCGAGCCGAGCATTACAGTGTAAATATAACTGACAGAAATGCAGAATGTCTTAAATCCAATTTGAGATGTTAAAGGTGAATGCTGTGACCGCACATAGGTTAAAGtcactttataaataacattttttttgtatattaagtaATGTTGCCTAATTTGTTCGtacttttgaaattaaactGTAGGCTAATAAAAAATGGACAGTaggtaatacttttttaatgttatgtttagttatttaattactttatactaatgttacaattcaactaattttatgaattaatgaatGTATGTTGAAAAGTGAATCCCCCGGATCCGTTTACAGAACGGATTTGGACAAAGCCGAATTCATTTTCGTTTAGTTGCATAAGCAAGtatgtaattgaatatattcatacatcGAATACGTACCATCTGTTATCATCCGGACTCCAATTTTTACTGAATTGTTGGACCAGTGTTTGTCAAAACAAGTTCCTTTTACtaacatgataaaaaaacaatactttctATCGTGAAGTTTTTtctagaattaatttaaaacatagcaCTAACTTATGTGctctataatgtaaaatattaggATTATTCAATACTCGTCAAGATGAAAGCAACATCCTTGAGATGTCTAAAcgtcatttcatttatatgtaaatattgttttgcaGAATGAAATAGCGACGATGCTGGCCATGTCTTCCCCAGGCTTTGTATTGGGCAGCTTGGTTACAAGATTTGTCTCTGATATGTTTGGAAGACGAGCAACAGTTCTCACTAGTGCTGCACCGTTTGGTGCCGGAATGGTATACATTtccttctaattttattttggacGTTAATgacaaaaatcattaataaataaaaaaaaaaagtactttactGACGAATGCGATggctttacattttattcaacactgtaacaaaACGATATAATTATGCTTTAATGAGCTTACttcaataatgaatattttgattctgattttatcaaacgtattttgtttttagttaatCGCGGCTACAGCATCCCAAGCTTGGCTCCTCTGCGTAATGAAATTACTTTGGGGATTTGGAACGGGAATGGTTGCTACTGTGAGTATTTTTAacgtattatatttctttatggcAAACCAATACTTAAGACAATGGCCTTTTTTAAGGGAGACTAGCTAACTGTACAGGAAATTTTATAGTGCAAAAGTGTGTTCACAATTACAGATAAACTCTGATAGAAGATATTCCATGGGATGGGGTGACAAATCTGACATCCCaggaaataattcaaatattatatattatttttaccccAGCCAGACGATAAAATATCGGTTATGCTCTCATAattctgtaatttattaaattgttacaatttaataaataatgaattaaaaaaaaaaatcgggaAAATGTTACTGGCCCGTTATAGAGAACTaagtatttgacattaaaaatttaatttaaaaaaaggtttcatcagtttacaatgaaatggaatcaaaacaaaacttgtcATGGTTTTGAAATTGCTAGAAAATCTTGTGAATAAAGGctagtttcgcgggcgacccactgTGTCCAATAAAGATTCGTTAATGATTATTggaataattaaactattttcatCTACTATgaatttcaattttctttttcagGTTATCTCGATTTACCTCGCTGAAATATCAGATAAAGACCTGCGTGGTAAACTTTCCGTCGGCACCAGGTTTATGTTTAACTTCGGAAGTCTTCTAATGATATCCATAGGGCCGTTCTTATCGTACGACATCCTGAATTATTCTATATCAGTGCTGCCTTTGATCTTCTTTGTGGCTTGTCTATGTATTCCTGAGTCACCATATTTCTATCTGAAGGAGGGCAAAGTTGAACAAGCGAGAAGAGCTTTGTCGCGGTTGAAAGAGAAGGAGGTaagaggttttattattttggttttcACACGGAAAAAACTATACCTAAATTAGTATTTTCATAGcttatcattttcaatattctttttttttttgttttaataagccAAGGTTCATAAGTATCAGCCAATCTATGGATAAATAAGTAGTAACTTTCGTCCTTAGACCATGCCACCTTGAGATGTGTGCTGTTCCTTATAACAACGCGTTGTCACGTAAGGCAAATTCGTTTCCCATATGTGTATGGTACCTAAGTAGCATATGTTTTGCATTAGCGATGAGTGAACGGCCAATCCAGACTGGCTGGTATAAGTGCTACGAATACTAAAGTTACTTAATAGACTACATATACTCAATTACAGAAACgacattttagttcctaaggttggtagcgcattggcaatatgaggaatggataatatttctttcagcaccattgtctatgggtggtgttGATCACATATCATTAGGTGGCCCAATTGCTCGTTCgtctacttatataaaaaaaggttttagttgTATTGATGGAAGTTATTGTTAGGCGATTGAATAACTTCGTAGGGTAGGATGAGGCATTTGGAAGTGACAATTTCTTGTATTCCATAACTAAGAAAATTAAGCGTATGACTGCATATTGACGTATGACTTATCACGATACGAACTTTTGAAGAGCAGTCTCTAGTTcactaattcaataaatatttattgcagaaCGTCGACACTGAATTGGAAATGATGAGACAGGATGTATCAAAGGAGATGAAAAACTCGAGTTCAACCGTGGAGCTCTTCACGGGCAAGCAGTACAGACGATCAATCATTATAGCTgcaggtaaatataaaaaaaaaaaaacatttatttgggCCTATAGCTATATAATAATCCAAGATGCTATTTACATACTTAGGAATGTTTTAGTGGATTGTATTCTCGTATGTACATCTCAATGTTGTGGATCTTCTGGTAAAGATGGATGCGCTTAACATAATTCTCCTAGTCGACATCCAAACTTTGTGATCGGATCAATTAACAAATATGtagttgaatattaatattatgcttataaatacgaaagtaccTAACTATGTATGCCTGTCAGTTTGAAGTTGTAAACCACTGAAAATTCATCTAGTTTAGCATTTTTCGCGACatagagaaaaaataatatatatataattaatttaaaaaatcgcattaatatcataatatccaTTACATTTTTACGATACATCAGTACTTGTGTTTAAACGCTCTGGTCGAATAATAACAGTATGACGGTTAGCCgggttttgataaaaatatgtataagccGTAGGTTTACTGTACATACAACGACAGATTATCATTTATCTGTTACTCTGTTAGGGAGTTTccaagaaataaaatgttttttctagAATGTCATAATTAGtccttttttaaatctataatgcgatttataaaaaacaatgccTAATAGTGGTTTAACTTCACCCATTGACTTTATGGGCACAGGTTTGTCGTCGTAAAAGTAAAAACCTGCAAATATCCCACTGGGCATCCTTGTCCTTTAAGAAGAAGATGGAGCTTATTCGACATGGCTGCTCCAGTGcggttttattgaaattagagacAGTCAGGTTTCtttatgatgttttccttcactgtcgagcatgagatgaattttgaacacaagaaaattcagtgttaAGGTTAACGCGTtctcaccactgggccatctcgactcggTTATCGTCGATTTCTATCGGTCGATGATAGTCTTGGCCTATATTGTGAGGGCaatatatgcaaatatacaAATCAATGCGTAAATAAtttctagtaaaatattatttcaatataaatgtaagaATGTTGTacctatgtattaaataaacgataaataatttggtattcAGGGTTAAAAATAACTCAGATAATGACCGGAGCTGTAACGATCCAGCAATACTTGGGAAGGATAATGCAGGAAATTGACTCTGATATGAAACTCTCCACGCTTCTTATTATATTTGGTGCTGTTAAATTTGTCGTTGGTAAGTTtgacataataatttttatcttttttcaaatcaaatcaaatcaaaaatctttattcaatatagaagtgtttacacttgcttattgattgtcaaaaatctaccaccggttcggaatttagcacctcggacctgagaagaaccggcgaaagaaactcagcgggatatatatatatatatattttttttaaccattattatatacaatgataattatgcctttatatatatatatatatacaatgattattttGCCGATATATAAACTCAAATCgtttcaaaaaaataacattaacaaataaggcatattaattCAACAGtagactatataaataataaaaaagcgtagagGTAATACTTGTCGATTTTCATGCAGGCGTTATTTTCGCCGTTTTCGgtaaatctacattccgaaccggtggtgacTTCACGTTAAATACGGTTCCgtaaaatgacgtttcaaaaatttttgtataagcctacttgaataaagtatattttgatttggtttaataaaataggtaggcaaaCTGGTTAATCGAGAGTAACCACCACCATCCATAAactctgtaagaaatagtaaccatcccttacagcgccaacgtgctactaatcttgggaactaagatgttacgtcctttgTACTTTacgtccctgtagttacactgattcactcacccttccaactgtATACgacaatactatgtattgaaTTATGGAAAATAGCATTTTTTATGTTCTAGccagataaagaaaataatttaaataataattaatttaaaaaaaaaatgtcaaagtattttataaaagtatccttacaattatttaaaaagaataatttagtattgttattatttgttcatTTCAGGTATTATGTCATCATGTTTAGCGGACAGAGTCGGGCGGCGACCACTCCTCATATATTCCTTTTTAGGTACAGGGGTTTCCTTAGCGATAGCCGGCTCATATTTTTTCCTACAAGAGGTTGTTCGTATTGACCATTCATCACTTCGTACTTTTGGGTATATCCCTTTTGTCGCCATAATATTCTCTAATGTTATTTCAACCGTTGGATTCAATTCCATTATTGGAATTATTCCAGCAGAAATCTTCGCTTTGAATGTCAAAGCCGTCGCAATGACGTCACTGAACGTTTTTGGAGGTTTCTTAGGTTTTTCAGTAGCGAAGAGCTATCAAGCGATCAAGAATATTTGGGGTCTTTGGGGAGTGTTCTTGATATTCGCCTTAGTAGCAATAACAGGTgctattttttcatatttaattgtaccTGAAACGCGAGGGAAGAGTTTACGTGAGatacaagatattttaaataccgGTGTTAATGATGTTCCTGAGGGGGAAAGTGGGGTCGAATGTACTGAGTTGAAGCAACTGCGGGAGGAAAATGATATTAATCATAAGTGTTAGTACTAGTAGttgtttgttttgaaataattattgaatttgtatacgatattttcaaatttataaaaaaataacataaacgcGCGAACCgtcacccccattttacccctTCGAGCGATGAATTAAATAGACTATGTCATTCTccaggactcaaactatctccataccaaattgcATCTAAATCGGCTCAGCGGTTTAAGTGTGAAAAAGtgccatttataatactagtataggttatgaaatattttagatttaagtGTCAAAGTGACTTCACTGAGCAACCTTGTGATATTTTTGTACGTTTTTTGTAGATTTGAATACATACGTAATAAAAAAGAACTAACTACGTAAAGGTACTGAATACGATAATATTTACGGctgtttttatacaattttaatgaataagtaTAACCTGGAATAAAACGCTGTTGATACGatggaatattttatgtttaggtCAAGGACACGAGTCAGTACGAGTTAAGTCTGATACTGTTACGATAAGCTACTTGTCGTTTGTTTATTGATAGTTAGTTACGTATTTTTGGGAGGGTACTACTTACTAGTAAACAATGGCATTTACTGTTTCCTACTGTTTTCAGTATTTTTAGTCATTTGTATTCAAATTACGACTTATTCTTATTAATGAACTATTAATGAACTATTCTACATATTATTGGTTATGGGCGCAGGCAGGATTATTTTCAAGGAGGTCCATGAACATCTCCACATTATACTAAGTAACCAAGAGATGAGTACGTACAAACAATAGTGTACTATACGACGTGACGACACGTGATGTCAGTCAAAGATAGGAGTCAGTCATATAGTCTGTACTTATAATGCTGGGTATTGGTTGTTCCagagtaataaaatagtaataaacaacaaaataggagcgttagttttgttttaaacggtgattttagaaataataaaataaatcttaatgacTCTCTGTTTCTTGCCTAGCAGGCGTccatgttacaattttatttcgtgTAAGTGTTTAACATGAACCAAAGATTCCAAtatatagtttagttttttttttcaaatgagaaTTCCTAATACGCTAAGGTATAATCATTTTCAACCACcgtatttatataagatttttagtGTTTATTTAGTTGTGTAATTAACGAATTGGCTATAATTTTGTTAAGATTctagtttttagtttaaattatttcgacattttaaatattactattatttgtaACCGTCAAAGGGTCCTATCAAAT
This genomic stretch from Vanessa tameamea isolate UH-Manoa-2023 chromosome 9, ilVanTame1 primary haplotype, whole genome shotgun sequence harbors:
- the LOC113395085 gene encoding facilitated trehalose transporter Tret1-like: MERGRRVQYFAAFALSLATTTMGVISAWPTPVLPKLHNNETSFNITDNEIATMLAMSSPGFVLGSLVTRFVSDMFGRRATVLTSAAPFGAGMLIAATASQAWLLCVMKLLWGFGTGMVATVISIYLAEISDKDLRGKLSVGTRFMFNFGSLLMISIGPFLSYDILNYSISVLPLIFFVACLCIPESPYFYLKEGKVEQARRALSRLKEKENVDTELEMMRQDVSKEMKNSSSTVELFTGKQYRRSIIIAAGLKITQIMTGAVTIQQYLGRIMQEIDSDMKLSTLLIIFGAVKFVVGIMSSCLADRVGRRPLLIYSFLGTGVSLAIAGSYFFLQEVVRIDHSSLRTFGYIPFVAIIFSNVISTVGFNSIIGIIPAEIFALNVKAVAMTSLNVFGGFLGFSVAKSYQAIKNIWGLWGVFLIFALVAITGAIFSYLIVPETRGKSLREIQDILNTGVNDVPEGESGVECTELKQLREENDINHKC